GCCCGCTTGCGCCTGCTCGAACACGACATCGGTGTAGGCCGGCGCGAAGATCTCGTTGACGAAGGGGCTGTCGTCGGCCGGCTTCAGCGCCGCGCCGCGGATGATCCAGTCCACCTTCACCGAAGGATAGTTGTCGTGCAGGTCGATAAAGGCCTCGGCGGCGCTCTGGCCGGCGCCGATCACGGCGATGCGCATCGGCTTGCCGCTGGCGCAAGGCTGCGTGCCGATCCAGCTCAGGTAGCCGCTGTGGTGGGTCAGGCGCGGATCGCCGCGCAGGCCGGCAAACGCCTCCGGGATCCGCGGCGTGCCGCCGGTCGACAAGACGATGGCGCGCGCCAGCCGCGTGCGCTCGCGGCCCTGCGGATCGACCGACACCACGCGCACGCGCCCGATGCGTCCGCCCTGGCTTTCCGGCTCGATCCGCGCCACGTCTTCGCCGTGGCTGCATTGCGCGGCAAAGTGGCTGGCGGCCCAGCGCAGGTAGTCGTTGTACTCCATGCGGCTTGGGTAGAACGTGCGCAGGTTGATGAAATCGACCAGGCGTCCGTGGCGGTGCAGGTAGTTGATGAAGCTGTAGGGACTGGTCGGATTGCGCATCGATACCAGGTCCTTCAGGAACGAGATCTGCATCTCGCTCTGGGCCACCAGGGTATTGCCATGCCAGTGGTAGTCCTGTTGTTTCTCGATGAAGTGCGCGTCGAGCGGGCGGCCGGCCGCGGCCTGCTCCTGCAGCGCGATCGCCAGGGCCAGGTTGGACGGGCCGAAGCCGATGCCGATCAGGTCATGGGTGGCCGGGGAAATCTCGCGTAGCGTCATGGGTTCGGTCCTTGCTGGGCAGTCGAAGAGGTGGCCGGGGAGGGGAGCAGCAGGTGTTCGCCAAAGAAGCGCTCGCGCAGCAGCATCACCAGCATGGCGCGCTTGTGCGGGAAGTCGAATTCCTTGACCTTGGCAAAGCCGGCCTTGTCGAGGTTGGCGATCTGGCGCACATGGTCGGCGCGCGGCTCGCCCACGATGCGCTGGGTGCGCGGATCGTCGAGAAACTGGTAGTGCTGGATCGCCGGGAACCACGCGGTCAGGAACGCCTTGCCGCGAAATGCCGGCTCGCCGATCAGCACATGCCAGCCACGGTCGTGGTCGTGCGCGTCGTAGAACGGGGCGATGCGGTTCTCCTTGGCCCAGTACACCTCGAAGTAGCCGAACGGCACGTCCTCAAGCGCGGCGACCAGCGGGATCATGTGCGGGTCGTCGATCAGCCCCTGCAGGTAGGCGCGGTGTCTGGCCTCGTCGCCTTCCTCGTTCCAGAAGTACGCCACGTCGGGATCGTTCATCCAGCGGTGCAGCAGCGGCAGGTCGCGCCCGAGCTCGGCGGCGCGCAGCGTCAGGGTCTGGTCCAGCCACGGGATATGGCGCGCGTAGACCACGCCGTGCGGCTTGGGCGCGCGCTGCGGATGGCGCTTGCCGTCGGTGAGCGTGTAGCGCAGCGGATACGGGCCGGCCGCTGGCGCGAGGTACAGCTCCGGACGCTGCCACAGCAGCTCGGCATGGGCCACGCTGCCGCGCACGCCGGACGGGTCGCGCACCAGCACGCCGAGCGCATGCAGCCGTTGCTCGGCCTCGCGCGACTCCAGCTGCACGCGCAGGGTGCGCGGCGCGCCGTGCGCGAACGCGGCGTCCAGTGCCGCCATCGCCGCATGCGCCAGCGCGGCGGCATCGGCCTCGGTATCTAGCAGCCGCAGGGCATCGCGATCCAGCGCAAAGCGGACCGGCGCGGCCGCCGCTTGGGTGACGGTCAGGCTGGCGCCGTCGAACCGGCTTTCGCAGCGCAGCGCGGGGTCCGCGGCGAAGGAAAGGTGGCGGGGGAAGGGAGAGAGCGTAGTCGGCATCGAGGTCCTGTGCAGGCGAAGCGATGGTGGCGGAAGGCGCGCGTGGTGCTGCCGGTCATGCCTATCGAGACGAGGCAGCGGACGCCGGATTTAGATTTGCCGCGAGCGCGTGCGGTCGGCCCGGCAGGGCACCGAATGCCTGCGCCAGTGCCTCGGCGATGTCTTCCTGCGCCTGCGCGGCATCGGCAACGATATTGCCCATGCGCAGGAACTCGTGGACCATGCCCGCATACTCGCGCACCGTCACCGGCACGCCGGCATCGGCCAGCTTGCGCGCATAGGCGTGGCCCTCGTCGCGCAGCGGATCGCACTCGGCCAGCACCAGCAAGGCCGGCGCCACGCCGCGATGATCGGGCGCCAGCAGCGGCGCGAAGCGCCAGTCGCCACGGTCGTCGGCATCGCGCAGGTACTGGCGATAGAACCATTCGATGGTCTCCGTATCGAGCAGGTAGCCCTGGCCGTAGCGCCGGTGCGAATCGGTGTCGGTGTGCCCGCCCAGTCCCGCGTAGCACAGCACCTGCAGGCAAGGCTGCGGCAATTCAGGGTTGTCGCGTGCGGCCAGTGCCAGCACGGCGCTGAGCGTGCCGCCCGCGCTGTCGCCGCCCACCGCAATCCGGGCCGGGTCCAGTCCCAGCGTGTCGGCGTGCGCGCCCAGCCACGCCAGCGCGTCGATGGCATCGTGGGCCGCGGTGGGGAAGCGATGCTCCGGCGCCAACCGGTAGGCCACCGACAGCACCGCGCAAGGCGTGCGCTGCGCCAGCGCGCTGCACAGCGCGGCGTGCGAGTCCAGGCTGCCGACGGTGAAGCCGCCGCTATGGAAATGCAGCAGCACCGGCTGCGCCGGCCCGTCGCCGTGCGCGCGCGGCGCATAGAGCCGGGCATCGAGTTGTGCGCGGTCGCGGGTGGGGAGCAGCAGCGCTTCCACGCGCGCCAGCGGCTCGGGCGGCAGGTCCAGCGCGGCCGAGGCGGCGTCGAATTCGCGCCGCGCCTGGGCCGGCGTGAGCTGGTGGATGACCGGGCGCTTGCCGGTCGCGGTGGCGATTTCCACCATGTCGAGCAGCGCTTCGAGATCGGGATGCAGTGCCATGATCGGTTCGGAGGAGAGGAAGGGCAGCGGCTGGCGGCGCGTCAGGCGGCGGAGGCTTCAGGCACCGGCGTGGCATGGGCCGGCGCGGGGTCCCCGGCAATCTGCCCGTTCTCGATCCTGACCACGCGGTCGGCCAGGCCGAAATAGCGGTCGTCGTGCGAGATCACCAGCACCGCCTTGCCCTGCGCGCGCAGTTCCGGCAGCACCTCGCGATAAAAGATGTCCTTGAACAGCGGATCCTGGTCGGCGGCCCATTCGTCGAGGATCAGCACCGGCCGGCGTTCCAGGCAGGCGACGATCAGCGCCAGCCGCTTGCGCTGGCCTTGCGACAGCGCCTGGGTAGTGAAGCGGCCCGCGCGCACGCTGACCTTGTGGCCGAGCTGGAAGCGCTCGATCAGCCGGTTGGCCAGCGCCTCATCCTGCGGATCGTGCGCGAGCAGCGTGTCGAACAGGTGGAAATCCGAGAACACCGCGGAGAACAGCGCCCGGTAGTCCGCCAGCCGCGCCGGGTCCGCCGCCTTGCCGTTATGGAGCAGGCGCCCCGACAGCGGCGGGTACAGGCCCGCGACCAGCTTGGCCAGCGTGGTCTTGCCGCTGCCATTGCCGCCCACCAGGAACACGATCTCGCCGGCGCGCAGCACCAGGTCGACGGGACCCAGCGCGAAGAGGCTGTTCTCGCCCTCATGGAAATAGCGGTGGCTGGCCCCGTCGAGCGCGACCGATGAAAACGGCGCGGCGGGCGCCGTGCCCGGCGGCGCTTCGGGGTCCGCATCGGCGCCGAGCGCTTCGATGCGCGCGTAGGCCACGCGGCCCATGCTCAGCGCCGGCAGCGCATTCAGCAGCGATTCCAGCGGCGACATGATGTACAGGAACATGATGGTGAAGCCCGTCATCACCGCGGGGTCAAGCGGCGTCGCGCGCGGCGCGAACAGCACGCCGCCGATGACCGCGAAAAACAGGAAGCTGCCGAAGCCCAGCGCCACGAAAAAAATCGACAGGCCGCGCGTGCGCGCCGCGCGCACGGCTTCCAGCGTGGCGCCCAGGCTGTCGCGCAGAAAGCTGCGCTGCTTGTCATGGTTGAGCTTGAGCTCGCGCGCGCCGGACACCAGCGCCTTGAACTGGCCGTGCAGCGCGTCCTGGGCGATGCCGGCCTGCTTCAGGTGCACCAGCGCGCGGCGGTGGTTCAGGTGGTAGATCCACGAGCCGACGCCAAGGATCGCGCAGGCAATGGCGAACGTCGGCAAGGACAGCCAGGCCAGGTAGCCCAGGCAGCCCAGCACCACCATGGCGTTGGTCAGCACCACGGGAATCACCGACAGGCCGTTGGCAACATGGGTGCTGTCGTCCGCCAGCGCCGCCTGCACGCGCGCATTGCCGGTCTGCTCGATATGCGCATAGGGAGCGCCGATAAAGCGTTCGCAGATCTGCGCGCGAATGCGCGCCAGCGCACTCTGGCTGACGCGCACGAACAGCGTCGACGCCAGCGTACGGCACGCCAGCACGGCAATCGCCAGCGCCGCGAACGGCAGCGCCAGCCGCGGCGCTTCGGCGCCCTGCGTGGCCAGCACGCGGTTGATCAGCGCCACCATGCTGACCGCGCACAGGCCGGCGGCCAGGCTGGCCGCGGCGGCCAGGACGATGGTAAGGCGCAGCGAGCGCGGCAGGGAGGCAAATAGCGTCATGCGGGCTTTGGTGGGAGGGTCGTTACTGAGCGGATGACGTGCGGGCGGGCGGGAAAATTAGGATTGGCGCGGAATGCCGGGGATGATGTGCGTGCGGACGGCTGGATGCGGTTGACTTCGCGGATGCGCCGGCCCTCACCCCCAACCCCTCTCCCGCAAGCGGGAGAGGGGAGCACACAAGCGGGAGAGAAAAGCCCTGGGCTGGCCCGCGACAACCCGTGCGAGCGCAGCGAGGCACTCCGTGCCCGGCGCGCCGGTAATTTCCCGGCCGGGCCATCCGTCATCCGTCAGTCAGGCCCGCATATGGCGCGGGCGTGCGCACCAGAAACCCGATGATCCCCTTCCTTGCGCCATTTTT
The sequence above is a segment of the Cupriavidus sp. MP-37 genome. Coding sequences within it:
- a CDS encoding lysine N(6)-hydroxylase/L-ornithine N(5)-oxygenase family protein, producing MTLREISPATHDLIGIGFGPSNLALAIALQEQAAAGRPLDAHFIEKQQDYHWHGNTLVAQSEMQISFLKDLVSMRNPTSPYSFINYLHRHGRLVDFINLRTFYPSRMEYNDYLRWAASHFAAQCSHGEDVARIEPESQGGRIGRVRVVSVDPQGRERTRLARAIVLSTGGTPRIPEAFAGLRGDPRLTHHSGYLSWIGTQPCASGKPMRIAVIGAGQSAAEAFIDLHDNYPSVKVDWIIRGAALKPADDSPFVNEIFAPAYTDVVFEQAQAGRDRLIEEYLNTNYSVIDANLIDQIYAMLYRQKVCGQFRVNLLTCKAVQAAQCSAGGIELAIAATAPGAPPDTDTRRYDAVVLATGYERESHRRLLAPLARYLGDFSVDRNYRVQAAPELAVPVYLQGFCQSSHGLSDTLLSVLPARAEEIASDLHDALGGERRWMAQPAQAGGTQAIAAA
- a CDS encoding GNAT family N-acetyltransferase, yielding MPTTLSPFPRHLSFAADPALRCESRFDGASLTVTQAAAAPVRFALDRDALRLLDTEADAAALAHAAMAALDAAFAHGAPRTLRVQLESREAEQRLHALGVLVRDPSGVRGSVAHAELLWQRPELYLAPAAGPYPLRYTLTDGKRHPQRAPKPHGVVYARHIPWLDQTLTLRAAELGRDLPLLHRWMNDPDVAYFWNEEGDEARHRAYLQGLIDDPHMIPLVAALEDVPFGYFEVYWAKENRIAPFYDAHDHDRGWHVLIGEPAFRGKAFLTAWFPAIQHYQFLDDPRTQRIVGEPRADHVRQIANLDKAGFAKVKEFDFPHKRAMLVMLLRERFFGEHLLLPSPATSSTAQQGPNP
- a CDS encoding cyclic peptide export ABC transporter; translated protein: MTLFASLPRSLRLTIVLAAAASLAAGLCAVSMVALINRVLATQGAEAPRLALPFAALAIAVLACRTLASTLFVRVSQSALARIRAQICERFIGAPYAHIEQTGNARVQAALADDSTHVANGLSVIPVVLTNAMVVLGCLGYLAWLSLPTFAIACAILGVGSWIYHLNHRRALVHLKQAGIAQDALHGQFKALVSGARELKLNHDKQRSFLRDSLGATLEAVRAARTRGLSIFFVALGFGSFLFFAVIGGVLFAPRATPLDPAVMTGFTIMFLYIMSPLESLLNALPALSMGRVAYARIEALGADADPEAPPGTAPAAPFSSVALDGASHRYFHEGENSLFALGPVDLVLRAGEIVFLVGGNGSGKTTLAKLVAGLYPPLSGRLLHNGKAADPARLADYRALFSAVFSDFHLFDTLLAHDPQDEALANRLIERFQLGHKVSVRAGRFTTQALSQGQRKRLALIVACLERRPVLILDEWAADQDPLFKDIFYREVLPELRAQGKAVLVISHDDRYFGLADRVVRIENGQIAGDPAPAHATPVPEASAA
- a CDS encoding alpha/beta hydrolase — protein: MALHPDLEALLDMVEIATATGKRPVIHQLTPAQARREFDAASAALDLPPEPLARVEALLLPTRDRAQLDARLYAPRAHGDGPAQPVLLHFHSGGFTVGSLDSHAALCSALAQRTPCAVLSVAYRLAPEHRFPTAAHDAIDALAWLGAHADTLGLDPARIAVGGDSAGGTLSAVLALAARDNPELPQPCLQVLCYAGLGGHTDTDSHRRYGQGYLLDTETIEWFYRQYLRDADDRGDWRFAPLLAPDHRGVAPALLVLAECDPLRDEGHAYARKLADAGVPVTVREYAGMVHEFLRMGNIVADAAQAQEDIAEALAQAFGALPGRPHALAANLNPASAASSR